The genomic region ACATCTTTTTATTTAAAGTACTTCTTTCAAAAAATAAATAAGCAGAGTATCCTTCCATGGAAGTTTCATCCGCTGTATCTTTTTCACTGAAACTTCTGGTGAGATAATATTTGTCCAGGTTTTTAAATGCGTTGATTCCTCCAATCAATTTTCCTTCATTTCGTACCGGTATCCCGAAACTCATGGCATAACTCCTGTCATTCTGAACTAAAAAAGAGGGTTTTACATCCGTAAAGAAAGATGTACTGCTTTTAAAATAATCCATCTTGTTGATGGTAAAGGAAGGTTCTGCAAAGAAGGGGAGTCGGCCGGGAATATCCAGTCGCATCTTCAGTTGTGCAGAAATATAGAGTTTACCGAAGTATAAATTTCCTTGCATACGAACGCTTTGTTGTCCCCAAAAACTATGTCTGATGCTGATAAAGCCGGTATTGATGGGCTTGGACGAGATGATTCCACCGAAATCTATCGACAAGCCCTTGCTTTTTCTGACGTCTACATGCAGATCGTATTCATTGGTGGAAGCATTAAAGATCAATCGCGGAAACAAATACACCTGATTTTCATCGGCGATTAACTTGAACCAGTTTTTACGCAGTTGTGTAACGTTGAGGCATTGGTTGCGGGGATTTAAAACAGAACGTATGTAAGTGGCCTGATCTTCATTTACTCCATAGACGTAAATCCGGTCCACGGTGACATGATAACCGGATTGTTGTAAGTGTTTTCTTTTTTGCTCCAACTGAACTGGATTCGCAGCTCGGGGTATTGCGGCTTTAATGGTTGCAATAAGTCGCTTTGTGCTCTGGTAGCCACTGTCAATGGTAGCAGAGACTGCATTAAACTCAAAGGTATTGATGTCACTGAGTTTTGGTTCTATCAAAATATCCTGTGCCCGGGGAACAGCGTAAACAGTGGTTTGAGTAATCATCGTTTTAAGCTGACTCAAAAAATTGTTGGCGGAGGGCATTTCCGGTAAACTTGCTACACTAACGCCAATCATGATATCCGGTTGAAAAGTGTTCAGCATAATATCTGTCGGAAAGTTGTTGTAGATACCCCCATCATAAAGGATGTTTTCTCCGATGAGGACGGGTGAAAAATAGAAAGGGAAGGCCATGCTTGCTCTTACCGCTTGTGCCAGATCTCCTTTTGAAAAGATGATGGGTTTTTTCGCGGTGATGTCGGAACCAATACATCGAAAGGGGACGAGTAAACTATCAAAATCATAGTTGGCCGTAGCCGAAGGGGAAGCGAATTGTTCCATTAATGAAAAATCAATCTCGGCAGTATTCACTACATTGCTGGGTAATTGGGTCTTGATGATAGA from Bacteroidota bacterium harbors:
- a CDS encoding patatin-like phospholipase family protein, with the protein product MFPAPHFRRILLVILLCSFSQYLIAQKVGLVLSGGGVRGMAHLGVIKALEEANIPIDYITGTSAGALIGSMYAIGLRPDQIEKVMTSKDFVKWASGVFDEDHKYYYLRNPDDAAWATIKLQIDSIIKTQLPSNVVNTAEIDFSLMEQFASPSATANYDFDSLLVPFRCIGSDITAKKPIIFSKGDLAQAVRASMAFPFYFSPVLIGENILYDGGIYNNFPTDIMLNTFQPDIMIGVSVASLPEMPSANNFLSQLKTMITQTTVYAVPRAQDILIEPKLSDINTFEFNAVSATIDSGYQSTKRLIATIKAAIPRAANPVQLEQKRKHLQQSGYHVTVDRIYVYGVNEDQATYIRSVLNPRNQCLNVTQLRKNWFKLIADENQVYLFPRLIFNASTNEYDLHVDVRKSKGLSIDFGGIISSKPINTGFISIRHSFWGQQSVRMQGNLYFGKLYISAQLKMRLDIPGRLPFFAEPSFTINKMDYFKSSTSFFTDVKPSFLVQNDRSYAMSFGIPVRNEGKLIGGINAFKNLDKYYLTRSFSEKDTADETSMEGYSAYLFFERSTLNKKMYPNDGTFFEIRGRYSYAEEITKPGSTLILQDTIIEKHNWFQLNMRYENYFKTVKWYKSGFFMEMNFTNMPFLSNYIASKAQTQGFQPIPEMQTLFIESYRAHNYIGIGLKNVFRITENLNLRLEGYAYQPFQEILKRGNFKPYYGDAFNKRYFIATLNAVYYSPFGPVSVAGNYIEGREKELSFMFHLGYLLFNKRSTQ